A single region of the Agromyces sp. Leaf222 genome encodes:
- the lexA gene encoding transcriptional repressor LexA, whose product MSTELDDLRESGRSRRRKSLSAKQISILEVIQRSVAGRGYPPSMREIGDAVGLSSLSSVTHQLNQLELAGYLRRDPNRPRALEVLIELPGVESRSSSNGESSPVVGDAAMVPLVGRIAAGVPITAEQQIDEVFPLPRQLVGKGDLFMLKVVGDSMIDAAICDGDWVVVRSQRTAENGEIVAAMLDGEATVKVFRQRDGHTWLLPRNSAFEPILGDAAEVLGKIVAVLRAV is encoded by the coding sequence ATGAGCACCGAACTCGACGACCTGCGCGAGTCCGGCCGCAGCCGCCGCCGCAAGAGCCTCAGCGCCAAGCAGATCTCGATCCTCGAGGTCATCCAGCGGTCGGTCGCCGGTCGCGGATACCCGCCGAGCATGCGCGAGATCGGCGACGCGGTCGGACTCTCCTCGCTCTCGAGCGTGACGCACCAACTCAACCAGCTCGAGCTCGCCGGCTATCTGCGACGCGACCCGAACCGGCCCCGCGCCCTCGAGGTGCTCATCGAGCTGCCCGGCGTCGAGTCCCGCAGCTCGTCGAACGGCGAGTCGTCTCCCGTCGTCGGCGACGCGGCGATGGTGCCCCTCGTCGGCCGCATCGCCGCGGGCGTGCCCATCACGGCCGAGCAGCAGATCGACGAGGTGTTCCCGCTCCCCCGGCAGCTCGTGGGCAAGGGCGACCTCTTCATGCTCAAGGTCGTCGGCGACTCCATGATCGACGCCGCCATCTGCGACGGCGACTGGGTGGTCGTGCGCTCGCAGCGCACCGCCGAGAACGGCGAGATCGTCGCGGCCATGCTCGACGGCGAGGCGACCGTCAAGGTCTTCCGCCAGCGCGACGGACACACCTGGCTGCTGCCCCGCAACAGCGCGTTCGAACCGATCCTCGGCGATGCCGCAGAGGTGCTCGGCAAGATCGTCGCGGTGCTCCGCGCGGTCTGA
- the metE gene encoding 5-methyltetrahydropteroyltriglutamate--homocysteine S-methyltransferase, with product MTETTFPTGTIIGYPRIGRRRELKRAVESFWAGRIDAAELEATAAELRAATRARLADLGLARTDSAIPESFSFYDQVLDAAVAVGAIPARFERLRGADGGLDLAGYFTIARGEGDDAPLEMTKWFDSNYHYLVPEISPETSFSLHAERIVAEFVEAREAGYLTRPVVVGPVTFLLLAKAADDAPDGFRPIDRLDDLVPVYAALLAELAAAGAEWVQLDEPALVSESIDESRDRVIASIGAAYDVLGAAEARPSIFVAAPYGALDDALPALAAAPVEAIGLDLVRGSLPDALDPATEESLAAKTLVAGVVDGHNIWRGDLAAAFAHVEALQSRSASVAVATSTSLLHVPHDVDDESRLDARLVGWLAFADQKVAQVATLARGLVEGRDAIAGELDAASVALADRAAAPGVRVPAVRERLAGLQRGDFSRADYDERLIAQESLDLPELPTTTIGSFPQTGEIRRARASLASGAISAAEYTGLMREEIARVIRLQEELGLDVLVHGEPERNDMVQYFAELLDGFAVTEHGWVQSYGSRCTRPSILWGDVSRPEPMTVAWAEYAQSLTRRQVKGMLTGPVTILAWSFVRDDLPLGDTARQVALALRDEIGDLEAAGIRIIQVDEPALRELLPLKLADQPAYLDWSVGSFRLATAGAASATQVHTHLCYSEFGVIIDAIKNLDADVTSIEAARSRMEVVDDLATSGFDHGIGPGVYDIHSPRVPSVDEVTTLLERAVAEIPANRLWVNPDCGLKTRGYDETVASLEHIIEATRSVRASRLEHVGAAS from the coding sequence ATGACCGAAACCACCTTCCCCACCGGGACGATCATCGGCTACCCGAGGATCGGACGCCGCCGCGAACTCAAGCGCGCGGTGGAATCCTTCTGGGCGGGCCGCATCGACGCCGCCGAACTCGAGGCGACCGCCGCCGAACTGCGCGCCGCGACGCGGGCACGTCTCGCCGACCTCGGGCTCGCACGAACCGATTCCGCGATCCCGGAGTCGTTCTCGTTCTACGACCAGGTGCTCGACGCCGCGGTCGCGGTCGGCGCGATCCCCGCACGTTTCGAGCGGCTCCGCGGTGCCGACGGCGGTCTCGACCTCGCGGGCTACTTCACCATCGCGCGCGGCGAGGGAGACGACGCGCCGCTCGAGATGACGAAGTGGTTCGACTCGAACTACCACTACCTCGTGCCCGAGATCTCGCCAGAGACCTCGTTCTCGCTGCACGCCGAGCGGATCGTCGCCGAGTTCGTCGAGGCGCGCGAGGCCGGGTACCTCACGCGTCCCGTCGTCGTCGGCCCGGTCACGTTCCTGCTGCTCGCGAAGGCGGCGGATGACGCGCCCGACGGGTTCCGCCCGATCGACCGCCTCGACGACCTCGTGCCCGTCTACGCCGCGCTCCTCGCGGAGCTCGCCGCGGCCGGCGCCGAATGGGTGCAGCTCGACGAGCCCGCCCTCGTGAGCGAGAGCATCGACGAGTCGCGCGATCGCGTCATCGCGTCGATCGGCGCAGCCTACGACGTGCTCGGAGCGGCCGAGGCCCGCCCGTCGATCTTCGTCGCGGCGCCGTACGGCGCCCTCGACGACGCCCTCCCGGCCCTCGCAGCGGCGCCCGTCGAGGCGATCGGCCTCGACCTGGTGCGCGGCTCCCTGCCCGACGCGCTCGACCCCGCGACCGAGGAGTCCCTCGCGGCCAAGACGCTCGTCGCCGGCGTCGTCGACGGCCACAACATCTGGCGCGGCGACCTCGCCGCGGCGTTCGCGCACGTCGAGGCGCTGCAGTCGCGCTCCGCATCGGTCGCCGTCGCCACGTCGACCTCGCTGCTGCACGTGCCGCACGACGTCGACGACGAGTCCAGGCTCGACGCGCGCCTCGTCGGCTGGCTCGCCTTCGCCGACCAGAAGGTCGCCCAGGTCGCCACCCTCGCGCGCGGCCTCGTCGAGGGGCGCGACGCCATCGCAGGCGAGCTCGATGCGGCATCCGTCGCCCTCGCGGATCGCGCCGCAGCCCCCGGCGTGCGCGTGCCCGCGGTGCGCGAGCGCCTCGCAGGCCTGCAGCGCGGCGACTTCAGCCGCGCCGACTACGACGAGCGCCTCATCGCGCAGGAGTCGCTCGACCTGCCCGAGCTGCCGACCACGACGATCGGCTCCTTCCCGCAGACCGGCGAGATCCGCCGCGCCCGAGCGAGCCTCGCGAGCGGTGCGATCTCGGCCGCCGAGTACACCGGGCTCATGCGCGAGGAGATCGCGCGCGTCATCCGCCTGCAGGAGGAGCTCGGCCTCGACGTGCTCGTGCACGGCGAACCCGAGCGCAACGACATGGTGCAGTACTTCGCAGAGCTGCTCGACGGTTTCGCGGTCACCGAGCACGGTTGGGTGCAGTCCTACGGATCGCGGTGCACGCGCCCGTCGATCCTCTGGGGTGACGTTTCGCGGCCCGAGCCCATGACCGTCGCCTGGGCCGAGTACGCGCAGTCGCTCACCCGCCGGCAGGTGAAGGGCATGCTGACCGGGCCCGTCACGATCCTCGCGTGGTCATTCGTGCGCGACGACCTGCCGCTCGGCGACACGGCGCGACAGGTCGCGCTCGCCCTCCGCGACGAGATCGGCGACCTCGAGGCCGCGGGCATCCGCATCATCCAGGTCGACGAGCCCGCCCTGCGCGAGCTGCTGCCGCTGAAGCTGGCCGACCAGCCGGCCTACCTCGACTGGTCGGTGGGGTCGTTCCGGCTCGCGACGGCCGGCGCGGCATCCGCGACCCAGGTGCACACGCACCTCTGCTACTCGGAGTTCGGCGTGATCATCGACGCGATCAAGAACCTCGACGCCGACGTCACGTCGATCGAGGCCGCGCGCAGCCGCATGGAGGTCGTCGACGACCTCGCGACGAGCGGCTTCGACCACGGCATCGGACCGGGCGTCTACGACATCCATTCGCCGCGCGTGCCGAGCGTCGACGAGGTCACGACGCTCCTCGAGCGCGCCGTCGCCGAGATCCCGGCGAACCGGCTCTGGGTCAACCCCGACTGCGGCCTGAAGACCCGCGGGTACGACGAGACGGTCGCCTCGCTCGAGCACATCATCGAGGCGACGCGCTCAGTTCGCGCTTCGCGTCTCGAGCACGTCGGCGCCGCCTCGTAG
- a CDS encoding LysM peptidoglycan-binding domain-containing protein, whose amino-acid sequence MSAVSVSAGAVGGSYGSYADRPRSFDVGDGALVVRSRLRLTRRGRAVFTVLAAIPIVFLVASLVLGSGGAAADAEGSNGVSLAYLTVSDGESLWSIAESLAPQGDPRDLIAEIMRINGLDDSVVQPGQRLALPSQP is encoded by the coding sequence ATGAGTGCAGTATCGGTCAGTGCCGGAGCAGTCGGCGGCTCGTACGGTTCGTATGCCGACCGCCCCAGGTCGTTCGACGTCGGCGACGGCGCCCTCGTCGTGCGCAGCAGACTGCGACTCACGCGTCGTGGGCGTGCCGTGTTCACGGTGCTCGCCGCGATCCCGATCGTGTTCCTCGTGGCGTCCTTGGTGCTGGGTTCCGGCGGCGCTGCAGCCGATGCAGAGGGTTCGAACGGCGTGAGCCTCGCGTACCTGACGGTCTCCGACGGAGAATCGCTCTGGAGCATCGCCGAGTCCCTCGCTCCGCAGGGCGACCCTCGCGACCTCATCGCCGAGATCATGCGCATCAACGGGCTCGACGACTCGGTCGTGCAGCCCGGGCAGCGGCTCGCGCTTCCCTCGCAGCCGTAG
- a CDS encoding methylenetetrahydrofolate reductase, whose product MAPIAPEPAATPERTPLSFELFPPRTDAAAIALGRTIDRLADVDPAFISVTFGAGGTSRDRSLTVLRYILENTEIEPMAHLTCVGSSHAEANELVRRFLDAGIRSFLALRGDPPAGSDPDAALGDLATAAELVQLIHRVQQEREPFRQVAVAGHPEARRIRERERPTRVAVATFPTGHPRSKDLSQDVDILLAKQAAGANLAITQLFWRADDYLAFADRARAAGVTMPILPGIMPTTTPARLARLTELTEVEPPAEFAIALEIEPDAAGQAELGIAYATRLAAEVLEGGAPGLHLYTYNRHEAVLDVVGRLGIASPHQLANERNTER is encoded by the coding sequence ATGGCACCGATCGCACCCGAGCCGGCGGCGACGCCCGAACGCACCCCGCTGTCGTTCGAGCTCTTCCCGCCTCGAACGGATGCCGCGGCGATCGCCCTCGGCCGCACGATCGACCGGCTCGCCGACGTCGACCCGGCATTCATCTCGGTGACGTTCGGCGCCGGCGGCACCTCGCGAGACCGCTCGCTCACGGTGCTGCGATACATCCTCGAGAACACCGAGATCGAGCCGATGGCCCACCTCACGTGCGTCGGGTCGTCGCACGCCGAGGCGAACGAGCTCGTGCGGCGGTTCCTCGACGCGGGCATCCGCAGCTTCCTCGCGCTGCGCGGCGACCCGCCGGCAGGCTCCGACCCCGACGCAGCCCTCGGCGACCTCGCCACCGCTGCAGAGCTCGTGCAGCTCATCCACCGGGTGCAGCAGGAGCGCGAGCCGTTCCGGCAGGTCGCGGTGGCCGGTCATCCCGAGGCCCGACGCATCCGCGAGCGCGAGCGCCCCACGCGCGTGGCGGTCGCCACGTTCCCGACGGGGCATCCGCGGTCCAAGGACCTCTCGCAGGACGTCGACATCCTGCTCGCGAAGCAGGCCGCGGGCGCGAACCTCGCGATCACGCAGCTCTTCTGGCGGGCCGACGACTACCTCGCCTTCGCCGACCGTGCACGCGCAGCGGGCGTCACGATGCCGATCCTGCCCGGCATCATGCCGACCACGACCCCTGCGCGCCTCGCCCGGCTGACCGAGCTCACCGAGGTCGAGCCGCCCGCCGAGTTCGCCATCGCGCTCGAGATCGAACCGGATGCCGCGGGGCAGGCCGAACTCGGCATCGCCTACGCGACCCGGCTCGCCGCCGAGGTGCTCGAGGGCGGCGCCCCCGGCCTGCACCTGTACACCTACAACCGCCACGAGGCCGTGCTCGACGTCGTCGGTCGCCTCGGGATCGCATCACCACACCAGCTCGCCAACGAGAGGAACACCGAGCGATGA
- the hflX gene encoding GTPase HflX, translated as MNEAEDHPTDDAVERVLRTADSAASVARFGAGEATSIMRTDAAGGSSTDGDQFEREDRAALRRVAGLSTELEDVTEVEYRQLRLENVVLIGVYSQGSQADADNSMRELAALAETAGARVLDGLLQRRPHPDPSTYLGKGKAEDLRHVVAAVGADTVIADTELAPSQRRALEDVVKVKVIDRTAVILDIFSQHAKSREGKAQVELAQLEYLLPRLRGWGESMSRQAGGQVGGAGAGMGSRGPGETKIELDRRRIHTRMAKLRKQIVGMKPARDAKRANRRRNAIPSVAIAGYTNAGKSSLLNRITGAGLLVENALFATLDATVRRNTTADGRIYTIADTVGFVRNLPHQLVEAFRSTLEEVGDSDLIVHVVDAAHPDPAGQIATVRDVIGDVGARDIPELIVFNKADLVGPEERLVLRGLAPDAVFASARTGEGIDEVLAAITRMLPDPAVEIDLLVPYDRGDVVSLLHETGRVISVDYVDEGTRVRAFASPEQAAQLAGFAAASAAV; from the coding sequence ATGAACGAAGCCGAAGACCACCCCACCGACGACGCCGTCGAGCGGGTGCTGCGCACCGCGGATTCCGCCGCGAGCGTGGCCCGGTTCGGCGCGGGCGAGGCCACGTCGATCATGCGAACGGATGCCGCGGGCGGCTCCTCGACCGACGGCGACCAGTTCGAGCGTGAAGACCGTGCGGCGCTGCGACGCGTTGCAGGTCTGTCGACCGAACTCGAAGACGTCACCGAGGTCGAGTACCGGCAGCTGCGCCTCGAGAACGTCGTGCTCATCGGCGTGTACTCGCAGGGTTCGCAGGCCGACGCCGACAACTCCATGCGCGAGCTCGCGGCTCTCGCCGAGACGGCGGGCGCCCGCGTGCTCGACGGACTGCTGCAGCGTCGACCGCACCCCGACCCCAGCACGTACCTCGGCAAGGGCAAGGCCGAAGACCTGCGGCACGTCGTCGCGGCCGTCGGCGCCGACACCGTGATCGCCGACACCGAGCTCGCACCCAGCCAGCGGCGCGCGCTCGAAGACGTGGTGAAGGTCAAGGTGATCGACCGCACCGCGGTGATCCTCGACATCTTCAGCCAGCACGCGAAGAGCCGCGAGGGCAAGGCGCAGGTCGAGCTCGCCCAGCTCGAGTACCTCCTGCCGCGACTGCGCGGCTGGGGCGAGTCGATGTCCCGTCAGGCCGGTGGCCAGGTCGGCGGCGCCGGCGCGGGCATGGGTTCGCGTGGTCCGGGTGAGACGAAGATCGAGCTCGACCGTCGACGCATCCACACGCGCATGGCGAAGCTGCGCAAGCAGATCGTCGGCATGAAGCCGGCGCGAGACGCGAAGCGCGCGAACCGTCGGCGCAACGCCATCCCGTCGGTGGCGATCGCCGGCTACACGAACGCCGGCAAGTCGAGCCTCCTGAACCGCATCACGGGGGCGGGCCTGCTCGTCGAGAACGCGCTGTTCGCGACGCTCGACGCGACCGTGCGTCGCAACACGACCGCCGACGGCCGCATCTACACGATCGCCGACACCGTCGGGTTCGTGCGCAACCTCCCGCACCAGCTCGTCGAGGCGTTCCGCTCCACGCTCGAGGAGGTCGGCGACTCCGACCTCATCGTGCACGTGGTCGACGCCGCGCACCCCGACCCCGCCGGGCAGATCGCGACGGTTCGCGACGTGATCGGCGACGTGGGCGCCCGCGACATCCCCGAGCTGATCGTCTTCAACAAGGCCGACCTGGTCGGCCCAGAGGAGCGGCTCGTGCTGCGCGGACTCGCGCCCGACGCGGTCTTCGCCTCGGCGCGCACCGGCGAGGGCATCGACGAGGTGCTCGCGGCGATCACGCGCATGCTGCCCGACCCGGCGGTCGAGATCGACCTGCTCGTGCCCTACGACCGCGGCGACGTGGTCTCCCTGCTGCACGAGACGGGCCGCGTGATCTCGGTCGACTACGTCGACGAGGGCACCCGGGTGCGGGCGTTCGCCTCGCCCGAGCAGGCCGCGCAGCTCGCCGGGTTCGCCGCGGCATCCGCTGCCGTCTGA